A genomic region of Vicinamibacteria bacterium contains the following coding sequences:
- a CDS encoding AAA family ATPase, with translation MLTGSECTGKTTLASELAEHYRTVWVPEQSRVYLDRKGAPL, from the coding sequence GTGCTCACAGGCTCGGAGTGCACGGGCAAGACCACCCTCGCCTCCGAGCTCGCGGAGCACTATCGGACGGTCTGGGTGCCCGAGCAGAGCCGGGTCTACTTGGACAGGAAGGGCGCGCCCCT
- the pnuC gene encoding nicotinamide riboside transporter PnuC, translated as MSIYPVMGALLQWVVHNPYEVGGVVFGILSVLLTTLENVWCWPTGLVNVGLFIIVFAQAKLYADMGLQVVYVALCLYGWYEWLHGGPGQGALRVSRTPRAAGLALAAGGTVFAVVLGAALRGQTDAALPYLDSTLTSFSLVAQWMQTRKWLETWVVWIAVDVVYVGMYVYKQLHPTAVLYAVFLALAVMGRRAWIKSALAEG; from the coding sequence GTGAGCATTTACCCGGTAATGGGTGCGCTCTTGCAATGGGTCGTCCACAACCCCTACGAGGTGGGCGGCGTTGTCTTCGGAATCCTCAGCGTCTTGCTCACCACCCTTGAGAACGTCTGGTGCTGGCCCACGGGACTTGTGAACGTGGGCCTCTTCATCATCGTGTTCGCCCAGGCGAAGCTCTACGCCGACATGGGACTGCAGGTCGTATACGTGGCGCTCTGCCTCTACGGATGGTACGAGTGGCTGCACGGCGGCCCCGGCCAGGGCGCCCTGCGCGTGTCCCGCACGCCGAGGGCGGCCGGGCTCGCCCTTGCCGCCGGAGGGACCGTTTTTGCCGTCGTGCTGGGCGCGGCCCTGCGCGGGCAGACCGACGCCGCCCTTCCCTACCTAGACTCCACCCTCACATCCTTCAGCCTGGTCGCCCAGTGGATGCAGACGCGCAAGTGGCTGGAGACCTGGGTGGTGTGGATCGCGGTGGACGTGGTGTATGTGGGCATGTACGTCTACAAGCAGCTCCACCCGACGGCCGTGCTCTACGCCGTCTTCCTGGCCCTGGCCGTGATGGGCCGGCGGGCCTGGATCAAGTCCGCCCTTGCGGAGGGCTGA
- a CDS encoding TonB-dependent receptor, with protein MSSRIPGRGTPRSWLVFALLWFAPVAYPEEAFSVSGAVRDAAGRPLAGAVISVAGSAASTRVEADGAFRLLLPAGEHTLRVSQPGYDAVTRRLRLSSDLTGVDFNLAPLYHHTEGVVVHAIRADAEVPVTKKDISRDEIERLNYGQEMPFLLQQAPSITQYSDGGTGAGYAYLYLRGIQQTRVNMTLDGVPLNDGEDSAVYFVDFGNFAGSLESIQVQRGVGTSTVGAASYGGSINFASMDLRETRELAADFGAGSFGTDRVSLGYQTGNLGPLAFYARGSYQKTDGFREHSGVIQRSLFFGASHQDERSFLKISGFSGHENIHQAFLAADQDTLLRDLRFNPLSPADTDHFGEDLVRAQYTRFLSPSSSLGFQGYYVGASGSYRLWDDEVAQRELLEYGLDWRFLGAMMTFHHARGGVTFDAGVHANDFTSHHNQNVVGGSPVYSNQGYKNEANAFAKLGYAWGRWRLYGDGQVRWARFRYQGDIALGSVDWTFFNPKVGARFDATPNLGLYASVGKTTREPTRSDMLLGEDNATVFHDLRAVQPERVVDFEAGAEYHRPGLAVQANVYAMEFRNEIALTGELSAIGLPLRRNVDRSHRRGLEWDVTWQPWSQLRVTHTANLSRNGIRTWNQFYDVYDPSGNLVGSEPRVYRDVDPLLTPPFVANLGLDWTPTPALGLGVAGRYVAKSYLDNTQNAALSTPRFFDLDATLLVNLGRWIHTGQPRLRVRVNNVLDDHRIYLSGYSYLFLNRDAAGGETLAGTPYYYPLATRGVFVALELKL; from the coding sequence ATGAGCAGCCGCATACCGGGGCGCGGCACGCCGCGCTCTTGGCTGGTCTTTGCCTTGTTGTGGTTCGCACCCGTCGCCTATCCGGAGGAGGCCTTCTCGGTCTCCGGTGCGGTGCGCGACGCCGCGGGCCGACCGCTGGCCGGCGCCGTCATCTCTGTAGCCGGGAGCGCGGCCAGCACCCGCGTGGAGGCCGACGGGGCCTTCCGGCTGCTCCTGCCCGCGGGCGAGCACACCCTCCGGGTGAGCCAACCGGGGTACGACGCCGTCACCCGTCGTCTCCGCCTGTCCTCCGACCTTACGGGGGTGGACTTCAACCTCGCCCCTCTCTACCACCACACGGAGGGGGTCGTGGTGCACGCCATCCGCGCGGACGCCGAGGTACCCGTGACCAAGAAGGACATCAGCCGCGACGAGATCGAGCGGCTGAACTATGGGCAGGAGATGCCATTCCTGCTGCAGCAAGCCCCGTCGATCACTCAGTATTCGGACGGCGGCACGGGCGCGGGGTATGCCTACCTCTATCTGCGCGGGATCCAGCAGACCCGGGTCAACATGACTCTCGATGGCGTCCCCCTGAACGACGGTGAGGACTCCGCCGTCTACTTCGTTGACTTCGGGAACTTCGCGGGCTCCCTGGAGAGCATCCAGGTCCAGCGCGGGGTGGGGACGTCCACCGTGGGAGCGGCCTCCTACGGGGGCTCCATCAACTTCGCGAGCATGGACCTCCGGGAGACCCGCGAGCTCGCAGCCGACTTCGGAGCCGGATCCTTCGGAACCGATCGCGTGAGTCTCGGCTATCAGACCGGCAACCTGGGACCCCTCGCCTTCTACGCACGGGGTTCGTATCAGAAGACCGACGGTTTCCGCGAACACTCGGGCGTGATCCAGAGGAGCCTCTTTTTCGGCGCGTCGCACCAGGACGAGCGGTCCTTCCTCAAGATCTCCGGCTTCTCGGGACACGAGAATATCCACCAGGCTTTCCTGGCCGCGGACCAGGACACCCTCCTACGCGACCTCCGCTTCAACCCCCTCTCCCCCGCGGACACGGACCATTTCGGTGAAGATCTCGTGCGGGCCCAGTACACGCGTTTCCTGAGTCCCTCCTCGAGCTTGGGCTTCCAGGGCTACTACGTCGGCGCCTCCGGCTCTTACCGGCTCTGGGACGACGAGGTGGCCCAGCGAGAGTTGCTGGAGTACGGCCTCGACTGGCGCTTCCTGGGCGCCATGATGACCTTCCACCACGCCCGGGGTGGGGTGACCTTCGACGCCGGCGTCCACGCCAACGACTTCACGAGCCACCACAACCAGAACGTGGTGGGGGGATCCCCCGTCTACAGCAACCAGGGATACAAGAACGAGGCCAACGCCTTTGCCAAGCTGGGCTACGCCTGGGGGCGCTGGCGCCTCTACGGCGACGGCCAGGTGCGGTGGGCTCGTTTCCGCTACCAGGGAGACATCGCCCTCGGCTCCGTGGACTGGACCTTCTTCAACCCCAAGGTGGGCGCGCGTTTCGACGCCACCCCAAATCTAGGCCTCTACGCCTCGGTAGGGAAGACCACCCGCGAGCCCACCCGCAGCGACATGCTGCTGGGGGAGGACAACGCCACCGTCTTCCACGACCTCCGGGCCGTGCAGCCGGAGCGGGTGGTGGACTTCGAGGCGGGGGCCGAGTATCACCGGCCGGGCCTCGCCGTCCAGGCCAATGTCTACGCCATGGAGTTCCGCAACGAAATCGCGCTCACGGGCGAGCTCTCGGCTATCGGCCTCCCCTTGCGGAGGAACGTGGACCGAAGCCACCGGCGGGGCCTGGAGTGGGATGTCACCTGGCAGCCCTGGTCCCAGCTCCGCGTCACCCACACCGCGAACCTCAGCCGGAACGGGATCCGCACCTGGAACCAGTTCTACGACGTATACGACCCCTCCGGGAACCTGGTGGGCAGCGAGCCCCGCGTGTATCGTGACGTTGACCCGCTGCTCACCCCGCCCTTCGTCGCTAACCTGGGCCTGGACTGGACGCCGACCCCGGCTCTGGGCCTGGGCGTGGCCGGGCGCTACGTGGCCAAGTCCTATCTCGACAACACCCAGAACGCGGCCCTGAGCACTCCCCGCTTCTTCGACCTCGACGCCACCCTTCTCGTCAACCTGGGACGGTGGATTCACACCGGCCAGCCGCGTCTGCGCGTGCGCGTGAACAACGTCCTCGACGACCACCGGATCTATCTGAGTGGGTACAGCTATCTCTTTCTCAACCGGGACGCGGCGGGCGGGGAGACGCTGGCGGGCACCCCCTACTACTACCCGCTGGCCACGCGCGGCGTGTTCGTGGCTCTGGAACTCAAGCTGTGA
- a CDS encoding AI-2E family transporter: MRQTTERERVSQLLFYGALALLAYLFYQIVSPFLVQLGWAAVLAICFQPFHERLARRSRPGQAALVSTLLILVLLVVPATFVATALISEGSHAVTGLQEQLTSGRGPERIQALWEWGQKRLPLPPLDEVKATVVSKIGGVAGLLAAKAGGMVRDALVFVFNLVVTLLAFFFLLRDGALIHRIIRRLLPFEEAQKDRLIAQTRDLVAASVTASLVIGLLQGLLGGITLAALGVRSPVLWGAVMAAASLIPVVGASLVWLPTGLWLLASGDTIRGIVLLAVGAVIIGNVDNLVRPQLLAGKATMNGLVVFISLLGGVAAFGLIGLVLGPLVVATVSALLKGYTAATEEEPPTPPAVTAPPPSR, encoded by the coding sequence ATGAGGCAGACCACCGAGCGCGAGCGCGTGTCTCAGCTCCTCTTCTACGGCGCTCTTGCCTTGCTCGCTTACTTGTTCTATCAGATCGTGAGCCCCTTCCTCGTCCAGCTCGGCTGGGCGGCCGTGCTCGCGATCTGCTTCCAGCCCTTCCATGAGCGGCTCGCCCGCCGCTCCCGCCCCGGCCAGGCCGCCCTGGTCTCGACCCTCCTCATCCTCGTGCTCCTCGTCGTGCCCGCCACCTTTGTGGCCACCGCCCTGATCTCCGAGGGAAGCCACGCCGTGACGGGCCTCCAGGAGCAGCTGACCAGCGGACGCGGCCCCGAGCGCATCCAGGCCCTTTGGGAGTGGGGCCAGAAGCGGCTGCCTCTGCCGCCTCTCGACGAGGTCAAGGCGACCGTGGTCTCCAAGATCGGGGGCGTGGCCGGGCTGCTGGCGGCCAAGGCCGGGGGCATGGTCCGGGATGCCCTCGTTTTCGTCTTCAATCTCGTCGTGACACTGCTCGCCTTCTTCTTCCTGCTCCGCGATGGGGCCCTCATCCACCGCATCATTCGCCGCCTCCTGCCCTTCGAGGAGGCTCAGAAGGACCGCCTCATCGCGCAAACCCGCGACCTCGTGGCGGCGAGCGTGACCGCCAGCCTGGTGATCGGGCTCTTGCAGGGCCTCCTCGGGGGCATCACCCTCGCCGCCCTCGGAGTTCGGTCCCCCGTGCTCTGGGGCGCGGTGATGGCTGCTGCCTCCTTGATCCCGGTGGTGGGCGCGAGCTTGGTCTGGCTCCCGACCGGCCTGTGGCTTTTGGCCTCCGGCGACACCATCCGGGGGATCGTGCTCCTCGCGGTCGGAGCGGTGATCATCGGAAACGTGGACAACCTGGTGCGCCCCCAGCTCCTCGCGGGCAAGGCCACCATGAATGGCCTGGTGGTGTTCATCAGCTTGCTCGGAGGCGTGGCCGCCTTCGGCCTCATCGGCCTCGTGCTCGGGCCGCTGGTCGTGGCCACGGTGAGCGCACTGCTGAAGGGGTATACAGCCGCGACCGAAGAAGAACCTCCCACCCCTCCCGCCGTGACCGCGCCACCCCCGTCGCGCTGA
- a CDS encoding amino acid permease: protein MAESAAKVDARLVRALGTWTLAASIVNITVGGGIFRLPAYAAASLGPAAPLAYLVCAVAMGLIVLCLAEAGSRVAATGGPYAYVEAALGPFVGFIAGVLLWITGTFAGSAIAAALADSVEKLVPALGAGLKAGLVLVVMGGLAAINIVGVRQSAWLNTLITALKLLPLFLLVVVGIFAVQWANLRLGPWPPLAQLSRTASLLIFAFCGVETALTPSGEITDPARTVPRAIGLGMAGAALVYISTQVVAQGILGSELGSETVAPLAAAATRIFGPPGATLLLVGASVSMFGFLGGVILAIPRSLFALARDGFLPPALAAVHPRFRTPHVAIALQSGLVAALALSSTFEGLAILANLGVLMLYALCCIAAWELRRRDVRAGGRPFHWRGAAIVPPLACLSIAWVLTAIRPREWAAFGILLGVASLLFLLARGRERARS from the coding sequence GTGGCGGAATCCGCGGCCAAGGTCGACGCGCGGCTCGTCCGCGCGCTGGGCACATGGACCCTGGCCGCAAGCATCGTCAACATCACGGTCGGAGGCGGGATCTTCCGATTGCCCGCTTACGCCGCCGCCTCATTGGGCCCCGCCGCCCCCCTCGCCTACCTCGTGTGCGCGGTGGCCATGGGCCTCATCGTGCTCTGCTTAGCGGAGGCGGGGAGCCGTGTCGCGGCGACGGGCGGCCCCTACGCGTATGTCGAGGCCGCGCTCGGCCCCTTCGTTGGTTTTATCGCCGGCGTCCTCCTTTGGATCACCGGAACCTTCGCCGGCTCCGCGATCGCGGCCGCCTTGGCGGACAGCGTCGAGAAGCTCGTCCCGGCACTAGGAGCCGGCCTGAAGGCGGGACTCGTGCTCGTGGTCATGGGAGGCCTGGCCGCGATCAACATCGTGGGGGTCCGCCAGAGCGCATGGCTGAACACGCTCATCACCGCCCTCAAACTCCTGCCCTTGTTCCTCCTGGTGGTCGTCGGCATCTTCGCGGTCCAATGGGCGAACCTTCGCCTGGGGCCCTGGCCTCCCCTGGCGCAGCTGTCGCGCACGGCCAGCTTGCTGATTTTCGCCTTCTGCGGGGTGGAGACCGCCCTTACCCCCAGCGGCGAGATCACGGACCCGGCGCGGACGGTGCCCCGTGCGATCGGGCTGGGGATGGCGGGCGCCGCCCTGGTCTACATCTCCACCCAAGTCGTGGCCCAGGGAATCCTGGGCTCGGAGCTCGGAAGCGAGACCGTCGCGCCGCTGGCCGCGGCCGCGACCAGGATCTTCGGTCCCCCGGGGGCCACCCTCCTGCTCGTGGGGGCGAGTGTGTCCATGTTCGGTTTCTTGGGGGGCGTGATCCTCGCCATCCCGCGCTCCCTCTTCGCCCTCGCTCGGGACGGCTTCCTGCCCCCCGCCCTGGCCGCCGTCCATCCGCGCTTTCGGACGCCGCACGTGGCCATCGCCCTGCAGTCCGGACTGGTCGCGGCCCTGGCTCTGTCCAGCACCTTCGAGGGGCTGGCCATCCTCGCCAACCTGGGCGTGCTGATGCTCTATGCCCTGTGCTGCATCGCCGCCTGGGAGCTCCGCCGCCGGGACGTCCGCGCGGGGGGCCGCCCGTTCCATTGGCGGGGGGCGGCGATCGTTCCCCCCCTCGCTTGCCTCTCCATCGCCTGGGTGCTGACCGCCATCCGCCCCCGAGAATGGGCGGCCTTCGGGATATTGCTGGGGGTCGCCTCGCTGCTCTTCCTCCTCGCGCGCGGCCGGGAACGCGCCCGGTCTTGA
- a CDS encoding MFS transporter: MPSRYHSLGMSNASLLSPAPPSTFLGLAWPERVAPAERRSLVAGGLGWLLDAMDVMLYSMVLAHLMRDLGMDKATAGLLNSLTLLASALGGLVFGFLADRIGRLRSLMLSILIYSAASGACGLSETILQLAIFRFILGLGMGGEWTTGAALIAETWRAEHRGKALGLMQSSWAIGEMLAAGVVGLVLPRLGWRAVFFVGILPALLVFWIRRRVPEPDIWLARGRGKPVSLTLLWRKDLRGPGILATAMNTFSMFGYWGLFTWIPAYLSLPLEQGGRGLDILKTTTWLLVMGVGKWFGYVLFGFLADSVGRRRSYVAYLLVAAVLVPIYGLARSPTWLFVLGPLVAFFGTGYFSGFSALTAELFPTEIRATAMGLTYNVGRGLSAAAPFVVGVLASRYGLGSAFFLQAGAFFAAALLALALPETKGKVLE, translated from the coding sequence ATGCCTTCCCGCTATCATTCGCTGGGCATGTCGAACGCCAGCCTGCTCTCCCCCGCCCCCCCCAGCACCTTTCTAGGCCTGGCCTGGCCCGAGCGGGTCGCCCCCGCCGAGCGGCGCTCGCTCGTGGCGGGTGGGCTCGGCTGGCTGCTCGACGCCATGGACGTGATGCTCTACTCCATGGTCCTGGCCCACCTGATGCGGGACCTCGGGATGGACAAGGCCACCGCCGGACTCCTCAACTCCCTCACCCTCCTCGCCTCCGCCCTGGGGGGCTTGGTCTTCGGTTTCCTGGCCGACCGGATCGGGCGCTTGCGCTCTCTGATGCTCTCCATCCTTATCTACTCTGCGGCCAGCGGCGCCTGCGGACTCTCCGAAACCATCCTCCAGCTCGCCATCTTCCGGTTCATCCTCGGACTGGGGATGGGGGGCGAGTGGACCACGGGCGCGGCTCTGATCGCGGAGACCTGGCGCGCCGAGCATCGCGGCAAGGCCCTGGGCCTCATGCAATCGAGCTGGGCCATCGGGGAGATGCTGGCCGCGGGCGTGGTGGGCCTCGTCCTGCCGCGCCTGGGCTGGCGTGCCGTCTTCTTCGTCGGCATCCTGCCCGCGCTCCTCGTTTTCTGGATTCGCCGCCGGGTCCCCGAGCCGGATATCTGGCTCGCGCGTGGCCGCGGGAAGCCCGTCTCCCTCACGCTCCTGTGGAGGAAGGACCTCCGGGGGCCGGGCATTCTGGCCACCGCCATGAACACCTTCAGCATGTTCGGGTACTGGGGCCTCTTCACCTGGATCCCCGCTTATCTCAGCCTCCCTCTGGAGCAGGGTGGCCGAGGCCTCGACATCCTCAAGACCACGACCTGGCTCCTGGTCATGGGGGTCGGCAAGTGGTTCGGGTATGTTCTCTTCGGCTTCCTGGCCGACTCCGTGGGGCGGCGCCGGAGCTACGTGGCTTATCTGCTCGTGGCGGCGGTTCTCGTCCCCATTTACGGGCTCGCCCGCAGCCCGACTTGGCTCTTCGTTCTCGGCCCCCTGGTGGCCTTCTTCGGAACCGGTTACTTCTCGGGCTTCAGCGCCCTGACCGCGGAGCTCTTCCCCACCGAGATTCGCGCCACCGCCATGGGCCTGACCTACAACGTGGGCCGGGGCCTCTCGGCGGCAGCGCCCTTCGTGGTCGGGGTCCTGGCCAGCCGGTACGGCCTGGGCTCGGCGTTCTTCCTGCAGGCAGGGGCTTTCTTCGCGGCCGCCCTCCTGGCCCTCGCCTTGCCCGAGACCAAGGGCAAGGTCCTCGAGTAG
- a CDS encoding glycosyltransferase family 39 protein gives MADSPPNGPGSAPPQSGGDDRLWRVLSGALLVALLGVMLATFLDYGITWDEGMHNRYGRRVVRWYTTLGADASALDPNGIYFYGGLFELAAYGAEQLSPLGVYETRHLVNVLVAFIAFIAAWGMGTQLGGPAAGFMSALFLALTPAFYGHAFANPKDIPLASLFALAAWVALWASEKLPGLGWKEAIGTGIAIGLAAGVRVVGIVLFAATAVLWLGCLWLRAGEARGSEQRPGRQDVQRTIVGLLISIVVGWMVMVSVWPWAQLDPISNPFRSFLKFSRFRETLTVLFDGQLLTSGDVSRYYIPKLFILTLPEFYFLAFLLGGLSLLSWLRAHGWKRASERSFKILWVSAIAFLPIVWVVVRHTPFYDGHRHLLFVVPFIAVLAGTAAVAYLRGRAARPARAIAALGLGASCLLTVIDMIQLHPYQYVYFNRLFAGGLAGAVNRYETDYWCASYKEGLDWVVRHYARPDRKGRVRVAGYAYPAHVGLWRYLGQTEEGRRGFEVVSLGDDPNVVLATTALRDQEQTPGRVVHVVERQGAPLLYIFEVRAPDQFPLPQAAGDDRVGIPLTP, from the coding sequence GTGGCTGACTCCCCGCCGAACGGCCCCGGCTCGGCCCCCCCCCAATCCGGGGGAGACGACCGCCTCTGGCGTGTCCTGTCCGGCGCGCTCCTCGTCGCTCTACTCGGCGTGATGCTTGCCACCTTCCTCGACTACGGGATCACCTGGGACGAGGGGATGCACAACCGCTACGGCCGGCGGGTCGTGCGCTGGTACACCACTCTGGGCGCGGATGCCTCCGCCCTCGACCCCAACGGCATCTATTTCTACGGCGGGCTCTTTGAGCTCGCCGCCTACGGAGCGGAACAGTTGTCCCCGCTCGGGGTCTACGAGACCCGTCATCTCGTCAATGTGCTCGTGGCCTTCATTGCCTTCATTGCCGCCTGGGGAATGGGCACTCAGCTCGGCGGCCCGGCGGCCGGCTTTATGTCCGCCCTCTTTCTCGCCTTGACTCCAGCCTTCTATGGGCACGCCTTTGCAAACCCCAAGGACATCCCGCTCGCCAGCCTCTTCGCCCTTGCCGCCTGGGTCGCGCTCTGGGCGAGCGAGAAACTGCCCGGCCTCGGCTGGAAGGAGGCGATCGGCACGGGTATCGCCATAGGGCTGGCGGCCGGCGTCCGCGTGGTGGGCATCGTGCTCTTCGCGGCCACGGCCGTGCTCTGGCTGGGCTGCCTCTGGCTGAGGGCCGGGGAGGCCCGAGGCAGCGAGCAGCGCCCGGGGCGGCAGGACGTGCAGCGCACAATCGTGGGCCTTCTGATCTCGATTGTCGTGGGCTGGATGGTGATGGTGAGCGTCTGGCCGTGGGCCCAACTCGATCCCATTTCCAACCCTTTCCGGTCTTTCTTGAAGTTCTCGAGATTCCGGGAGACCTTGACCGTCCTCTTCGACGGACAGCTCCTCACCTCGGGTGACGTTTCGCGCTATTACATCCCGAAGCTGTTCATCCTCACCCTGCCCGAGTTCTACTTCTTGGCCTTCCTGCTCGGCGGTCTCAGCCTCCTCTCATGGCTGCGCGCGCACGGATGGAAGCGGGCGAGCGAGAGGAGCTTCAAGATCCTTTGGGTGAGCGCGATCGCCTTCCTTCCCATCGTCTGGGTGGTTGTGCGCCACACGCCGTTCTATGACGGCCATCGTCATCTTCTCTTCGTCGTGCCCTTCATCGCCGTCCTGGCGGGCACCGCCGCCGTGGCCTACCTCCGGGGCCGGGCAGCGCGGCCCGCCCGGGCGATCGCCGCCCTGGGGCTGGGCGCCTCTTGCCTTTTGACCGTTATCGACATGATCCAGCTCCATCCCTATCAATATGTCTACTTCAACCGGCTGTTCGCGGGGGGTCTCGCCGGCGCCGTCAATCGGTACGAGACGGACTATTGGTGTGCCTCCTACAAAGAGGGCCTCGACTGGGTGGTCCGGCACTACGCGCGGCCGGATCGGAAGGGGAGGGTCCGCGTCGCGGGATACGCCTATCCCGCGCACGTAGGCCTGTGGCGCTACCTGGGTCAGACGGAGGAGGGACGGCGGGGGTTCGAGGTCGTCAGCCTGGGGGACGATCCGAACGTGGTGCTCGCCACGACCGCTCTCCGCGATCAGGAGCAGACCCCGGGCCGGGTCGTGCACGTCGTGGAGCGGCAGGGGGCACCCCTGCTCTACATCTTCGAGGTGAGGGCGCCCGACCAGTTCCCCCTCCCGCAGGCCGCGGGGGATGACCGCGTCGGCATCCCCCTCACTCCTTGA
- a CDS encoding creatininase family protein — MRLSSAFLAAAFATSAAAQELPARWDELTASDWPTAMERSSRTCVLPIGILEKHGPHAPMGSDLIQVREWMARVVKKEYAVVFPDYFYGQIYEARHQPGTFALPPRVVWDLLEASCDEIGRNGFEKILIVNGHGGNPNLLRYFVQSQLGRRHDYVVYLYDPAPDPALAVEVKKLRRSDPAGDMHAGETETSSLLYLRPDLVEMGRAGNESGENRKRLALPDLYTAIWWYAGFPNHYAGEGSKATPELGRLLVEHRVESITRALKAVKADSSAPALQKEFFGRVKE, encoded by the coding sequence ATGAGGTTGTCGTCCGCTTTCCTTGCTGCCGCTTTCGCAACGTCCGCCGCCGCCCAGGAGTTGCCCGCGCGGTGGGACGAGCTCACCGCCAGCGACTGGCCGACGGCCATGGAGAGATCCTCCCGCACCTGCGTCCTCCCCATCGGGATCCTAGAGAAACACGGGCCCCACGCCCCCATGGGCTCGGACCTGATCCAGGTCCGGGAATGGATGGCCCGGGTGGTAAAGAAGGAATACGCGGTCGTGTTCCCCGACTACTTCTACGGCCAAATCTACGAGGCGCGTCACCAGCCCGGCACCTTCGCCCTGCCCCCGCGGGTCGTCTGGGACCTGCTCGAGGCGAGCTGCGACGAGATTGGTCGCAACGGCTTCGAGAAGATCCTGATCGTGAATGGCCACGGGGGCAATCCGAACCTTCTTCGTTATTTCGTCCAGTCGCAGCTCGGGCGGCGGCACGACTACGTGGTCTACCTTTACGACCCCGCACCCGATCCCGCCCTGGCCGTGGAGGTGAAGAAGCTCCGCCGGTCCGACCCCGCGGGAGACATGCACGCGGGGGAGACCGAGACCTCGTCCCTGCTGTATCTCCGGCCCGACCTCGTGGAAATGGGCCGCGCTGGCAACGAGTCGGGGGAGAACCGGAAGCGCCTGGCCCTACCCGACCTCTACACCGCGATCTGGTGGTACGCCGGTTTCCCCAACCACTACGCTGGAGAGGGGAGCAAAGCCACCCCCGAACTGGGCCGGCTTCTCGTCGAGCACCGAGTGGAGTCGATCACCCGCGCCCTGAAGGCGGTCAAGGCCGATTCTTCGGCTCCCGCCCTGCAGAAGGAATTCTTCGGCCGCGTCAAGGAGTGA